The following proteins are co-located in the Colius striatus isolate bColStr4 chromosome 6, bColStr4.1.hap1, whole genome shotgun sequence genome:
- the SPI1 gene encoding transcription factor PU.1, giving the protein MLQACKMEGFPLIPPPSEDMVPYESDLYRQPHDYYQYLNSDGESHGDHYWEYHPHHIHNEFETFGDNHFTELQSVQPPQLQQLYRHMEIEQMHVLDSTIPPTHIGLNHQVSYLPRMCLQYSSPPQPSSDEEDMERQSPPLEVSDGETDGVDPGPGIMPGETGSKKKIRLYQFLLDLLRSGDMKDSIWWVDKEKGTFQFSSKHKEALAHRWGVQKGNRKKMTYQKMARALRNYGKTGEVKKVKKKLTYQFSGEVMGRGATERKHYPH; this is encoded by the exons CCCTCTGAAGATATGGTACCCTATGAGTCAGACCTCTACCGACAGCCCCATGACTATTACCAATATCTCAACAGTGATGGAGAGAGTCATGGTg aTCATTACTGGGAGTATCATCCACACCACATACACAATGAGTTTGAGACCTTTGGAGACAATCACTTCACAGAACTGCAGAGTGTAcagcctccccagctgcagcagctgtacAGGCACATGGAGATCGAGCAAATGCATGTCCTGGATTCCACAATCCCACCCACACACATCGGACTCAACCACCAG GTGTCCTATTTGCCCAGGATGTGCCTACAGTACTCCTCTCCACCGCAGCCCAGTTCTGATGAGGAGGACATGGAGAGGCAGAGCCCTCCATTGGAGGTATCAGATGGAGAGACTGATGGTGTGGACCCAGGGCCTGGAATTATGCCTGGAGAAACAG GCAGCAAGAAAAAGATACGTCTATATCAGTTCCTTCTGGACCTTCTTCGCAGTGGAGACATGAAGGACAGCATCTGGTGGGTGGACAAGGAAAAAGGTACTTTCCAGTTCTCCTCCAAACACAAAGAAGCATTGGCTCATCGCTGGGGTGTCCAGAAAGGCAATCGCAAGAAAATGACCTACCAGAAGATGGCACGGGCTCTGAGAAACTACGGCAAGACAGGAGAGGTCAAGAAAGTCAAGAAGAAGCTGACCTACCAGTTTAGTGGAGAGGTCATGGGAAGGGGGGCCACTGAGAGGAAGCATTATCCTCACTGA